From Lolium perenne isolate Kyuss_39 chromosome 5, Kyuss_2.0, whole genome shotgun sequence, a single genomic window includes:
- the LOC127302803 gene encoding putative F-box protein At3g16210 has product MATPADLTQQLPEDLLIAVLHRLPPHGLAAARCACKAWHALVDALGLLDPFRSLLAGFFINYRDLDFSEFFFRPPRDGAAAVSGKMHYVSLTEHDDTTVLHHCNGLLLFWYYVVNPATRCWAPLPPLPSEMGVGPSDINVDPRYIVFDPPVSPHYEVLIIPPPPRHEMQQLEWPPSPFVMHVFSSATGSWEDRSFARQGAAIGTVGYLRELMKPHFSMIRDYSAYWHGQLYVLDQFVMRISLSNCTYQAFQPPVHVGTRDQGLCLGKSENGVYFASFDHRCRLRVWILNELLGEIEWVLRHDNNLDDMLSRRMYDQEFRGPWIMEDVNYNFYHSTSLTDMEEAQEKDAFEWNSDNENTLDSKLRVRNHCNGSEILGFHPYKEIIFLNESEDRGLAYHLNNSKIEDLGSIYPKHYVSMFSSIEQSFPYTPCWIENLPGSI; this is encoded by the exons ATGGCGACACCGGCAGACCTGACGCAGCAGCTACCGGAGGACTTACTCATCGCCGTCCTCCACCGCCTTCCGCCGCACGGCCTCGCGGCAGCTCGCTGCGCCTGCAAGGCCTGGCACGCCCTCGTCGACGCTCTCGGCCTGCTGGATCCCTTCCGGTCCTTGCTGGCCGGCTTCTTCATCAACTACCGCGATCTCGATTTCTCCGAGTTCTTCTTCCGCCCCCCGAGAGACGGGGCCGCCGCCGTCAGTGGCAAGATGCATTACGTGTCCCTCACGGAGCACGACGATACAACCGTCCTGCATCActgcaatggcctcctcctctttTGGTACTACGTGGTCAACCCCGCCACACGGTGCTGGGCACCCTTGCCGCCGCTCCCATCTGAAATGGGCGTTGGTCCGTCTGACATTAACGTCGATCCACGGTATATAGTGTTTGACCCTCCCGTCTCACCACACTACGAGGTGTTGATAATCCCACCGCCTCCGCGCCACGAGATGCAACAACTGGAATGGCCTCCATCGCCATTTGTTATGCATGTCTTCTCTTCAGCAACGGGGAGTTGGGAGGATAGGTCGTTTGCTCGGCAAGGGGCTGCCATAGGGACCGTCGGCTATCTGCGGGAGCTAATGAAGCCGCACTTCTCCATGATACGAGACTACTCTGCCTACTGGCATGGACAACTTTATGTGCTCGATCAGTTTGTTATGAG AATATCCTTATCAAATTGCACCTACCAAGCATTCCAACCGCCTGTACATGTTGGTACGAGGGATCAAGGGCTTTGTCTTGGAAAGTCGGAGAATGGGGTTTATTTTGCGTCATTCGATCATCGTTGTCGGCTTCGAGTCTGGATACTTAATGAATTGCTCGGCGAGATCGAGTGGGTGCTGAGGCATGATAACAACCTTGATGATATGCTCTCACGTCGAATGTATGATCAAGAATTTCGAGGACCCTGGATTATGGAAGATGTCAACTACAATTTCTATCACTCTACTTCTCTAACCGATATGGAAGAAGCACAAGAAAAAGATGCATTTGAATGGAACTCGGACAATGAGAACACTCTTGACAGTAAACTTAGAGTTAGGAATCACTGCAATGGAAGTGAAATCCTTGGATTTCATCCTTATAAAGAAATTATCTTTCTAAATGAATCAGAAGATAGAGGATTAGCCTATCATCTCAATAATTCGAAGATTGAAGACTTGGGTAGCATCTACCCAAAACATTACGTTTCCATGTTTAGTTCCATAGAACAATCTTTTCCATACACACCGTGTTGGATTGAGAATTTACCTGGCAGCATTTAG